The region GGACGGCGGCTTCTGGGCCCTCGGGCTCGCCGCCCCCGATCCGGAGCTTCTGCGGGGCGTGCCGATGTCGACGCCCACGACGGGTGCGGTGCAGCGGGAGCGGCTCGTCGCCGCCGGGCTGCGCGTACGCGACCTGCCCCGCCTCCGGGACGTCGACACGGCCGCCGACGCGGAGGCGGTCGCCGCCCTCGCGCCGCCCGGCAGCCGCTTCGCCGCCGAGCTCGGACGTCTGCGGACGGCCACCGGACGATGAGCACCGCGCACGGGACGACGACACCGCCGGGGCTGCCCGGCCCGCGCCCCTGGTCCGCCGACCCCTACTCGGACGCCCTGGTCACCGGCCGGGGCCCGCTCTTCCTCCGGCGCACCGACGGCTGGCTGCTGCCCCTGGAGGTGGAGCGCTGGTGCGCACGGGCCGACGCGGTGGACCTGACCGTGCTGGGGCGCTGCGAGGGGACCGTGCTCGACGTGGGCTGCGGGCCGGGGCGGCTCGTCGCCGAACTCGCCGCCCGGGGCCGGCCCGCGCTCGGCATCGACGTCAGCGAGGCGGCCGTCGCGCACACCGCCCGGCTCGGCGGCCAGGCCCTGCGGCGCTCCGTCTTCGAGCCGCTCCCCGGTGAGGGCCGCTGGGACACCGCGCTCCTCCTCGACGGCAATGTCGGCATCGGCGGCGACCCGGCCGCCCTGCTCCGCCGGATGACCCAACTCCTCGCTCCCGGCGGGCTGTTGATCGTCGAGACGCTCGCGGACGTGGACGTCGACGAACGGGTCAGCGTGCACATCGTCCGGGTCACCGACCCCCGGGGCACGGACGGGCCGGCCTTCCCGTGGGCCCGCCTCGGCACCCCGGCGCTGCTCCGGCACGCGGCACGCGCGGGCTGGCGCCGGGAGGGTCAGTGGTCGGCCGGGGGTCGCTCGTTCGTCGCCCTGCGCAACCGCGACGGATGCGATGGCCCGGACGACCGCGATGACCGGG is a window of Streptomyces mirabilis DNA encoding:
- a CDS encoding class I SAM-dependent methyltransferase, whose amino-acid sequence is MSTAHGTTTPPGLPGPRPWSADPYSDALVTGRGPLFLRRTDGWLLPLEVERWCARADAVDLTVLGRCEGTVLDVGCGPGRLVAELAARGRPALGIDVSEAAVAHTARLGGQALRRSVFEPLPGEGRWDTALLLDGNVGIGGDPAALLRRMTQLLAPGGLLIVETLADVDVDERVSVHIVRVTDPRGTDGPAFPWARLGTPALLRHAARAGWRREGQWSAGGRSFVALRNRDGCDGPDDRDDRDDRNSRSTSSAAEPPNSTAVISSQRTRKSSPGSPVANR